A section of the Acanthopagrus latus isolate v.2019 chromosome 20, fAcaLat1.1, whole genome shotgun sequence genome encodes:
- the gdf2 gene encoding growth/differentiation factor 2, producing the protein MWSSRSFLFQVCLSLVVSVGSCTCKPLSNDIQSEDPREIYTQLSQEDLLEEEDTDARMENLLGTMKEGFLRQLNLSDVPRDHSKIYPPPFMMELYDKYASDSSTIPQSDVIRSFTVQDITLSVTNGTKSKHRLQFNVSVPSHEKITTADLQLFFLPHPRSGVTSHNFKATVKVYEVDYNDLTSTTQLLVGKEVTGSHSMWETLDVTTAIQSWVRSGRGATVFDVVVDRKDCGASYSGEEGAGCFNMSVSVGDNTSAALIVFSDDLGSRRRETKKELREMILHEEDTILHSGADWNRGDQLPNQILEAQHPRRRKRKAEREYCQRASLKVSFKDIGWDSWIVAPPEYDAFECRGLCYHPLTDEMTPSKHALIQTLMNIRDPSKANMACCVPIKLDPITVMYQENGRLTIRYLYEEMKVAECGCR; encoded by the exons ATGTGGAGCTCCAGATCGTTCCTGTTCCAGGTCTGTTTGAGTCTGGTGGTTTCTGTTGGCTCCTGCACCTGTAAACCTCTCAGTAACGACATCCAGAGTGAGGACCCAAGGGAAATCTACACCCAGCTGTCACAGGAAGATctcctggaggaggaagacactGACGCCAGGATGGAGAACCTCCTGGGAACCATGAAGGAGGGCTTTCTGAGGCAACTCAACCTGTCAGATGTTCCTCGGGATCACAGCAAGATCTACCCTCCTCCATTCATGATGGAGCTTTACGACAAGTACGCCTCGGACAGCTCAACGATCCCTCAGTCAGATGTCATACGAAGCTTCACTGTTCAAG ATATCACACTGTCTGTCACAAATGGCACAAAGTCAAAGCACAGGCTCCAGTTCAACGTCAGCGTCCCCAGCCATGAAAAGATCACGACTGCTGATTTAcagctcttcttcctcccacaTCCAAGGTCAGGGGTCACCTCCCACAACTTCAAGGCCACCGTTAAAGTCTATGAAGTGGATTACAACGATTTGACATCAACAACCCAACTACTGGTTGGCAAAGAGGTTACAGGCTCTCACAGCATGTGGGAGACGCTGGATGTGACTACAGCTATTCAGAGCTGGGTCAGGTCGGGCCGTGGCGCAACAGTTTTTGATGTAGTGGTGGATCGGAAGGACTGTGGAGCTTCTTACagtggagaagaaggagcaggcTGTTTCAATATGAGCGTGTCTGTTGGAGATAACACCTCAGCGGCTTTAATAGTCTTCTCAGATGACCTGGgtagcaggaggagggagacgaagAAGGAATTAAGAGAGATGATCCTCCATGAAGAAGACACCATCTTACACTCGGGCGCCGACTGGAACAGAGGAGATCAGCTTCCAAACCAGATCCTGGAGGCTCAGCATCCacggagaaggaaaagaaaggcgGAGAGGGAATACTGCCAGCGGGCCTCTCTCAAAGTCAGCTTTAAAGACATTGGCTGGGACAGCTGGATCGTGGCGCCTCCAGAATATGATGCCTTCGAATGTCGAGGCCTCTGTTACCACCCACTGACGGATGAAATGACCCCATCAAAGCATGCCCTCATCCAGACGCTGATGAACATCAGGGACCCCAGCAAGGCCAACATGGCGTGCTGTGTTCCCATTAAACTGGACCCGATAACAGTCATGTATCAGGAGAACGGACGGCTCACCATCAGATACCTTTATGAGGAGATGAAAGTGGCAGAGTGTGGCTGCAGGTAG
- the rbp3 gene encoding retinol-binding protein 3 yields MAQHSPPLLVTLLLCTLSVNSSFQPALVLEMAKILLENYCFPENLVGMQEAIQQAINSGEILQISDKKTLAAVLTVGVQGALNDPRLTVSYEPNFAPVVPQMLPSLPMEQLIWLVRNSFKLDILDNNVGYLRIDRIIGEETAAKLGSLLRDNIWDKVAQTSSLILDLRYNTAGELSGVPFIISYFSDSGSLIHIDTVYDRPSNTTRELWSMPSITGEKYGKKKDLIILTSKRTVGAAEAVAYTLKNLKRAIIVGERSAGGSVKVRKIRIAQSEFYITVPVARSVSPITGQSWEVNGVSPMVSVIAKEAVTKAKSLLAVRSTIPKVIQRISDIIERYYAFTDRIPALLQLLQSTDLFSVVSEEDLAVRLNHDLQTVSEDPRLIVKYMQDDAATGEEDLYNIQDDMKLLRELVDTTFKVEILPHNTGYLRFDKFVKLSAEAKLEELMANMVWEPLKDTNNLIIDLRYNTGGSSTSVALILSYLQDPSQKHHFFTIYDSFQNITTEYNSLPQITGPSYGSKRGVYVLTSYYTASVGEEFAYLVQSLHCGTVIGEITSGTLMHSKTFQIEGTDIAITVPFINFLDNNGEFWLGGGVVPDAIVLAEDAVEHAHKIADFHQGIKSLIEGTGELLEKHYAIHDVAIEASKVLVRKWAEGLYRSVVDFESLASQLTADLQETSDDHRLHVFHCDVEPESLHDVPKIPTPEEVGYMIDALFKIELLSGNVGYLRFDMMADIEVVKATGPQLLKLVWSKIVNTDALIIDMRYNTGGYSTAIPLLCTYFFDAEPLRHLYTVFDRTTNTMTEVMTLSQVSGQRYGSSKDVYILTSHMTGSAAEVFTRTMKDLKRATIIGEPTIGGSLSSGTYQIRDSVLYASIPNQVVLSAITGKMWSISGVEPHVIAQAAGALPVAQRIIAARLMKKEQNMAKALFLVASLLVFGNVSFIHASFSPTLIVDLAKIVMNNYCSPEKLVGMKEAIEAAGSNTEVLNIPDGESLANVLSSGVQTTVSDPRLMVSFEPNYVPVVPPQMPPLPPEQLVAVLQTSIKLDILDGNIGYLRIDHILGEEVADKVGPLLLDLVWNKILPTSALIFDLRYTSSGDISGIPYIVSYFTQAEPQLHIDSVYDRPSNTTTKLVSMDTLLGERYGVTKPLIILTSKNTKGIAEDVAYCLQNLKRATIVGEKTAGGSVKLEKFKVGDTDFYVTVPTAKSINPITGSSWEVTGVTPDVEVNAEDALATAIKIVNLRAEVPAIIEGAANLIADNYAFENIGADVAEKLKGLLANGEYNMIVSRESLEAKLSTDLKTLSGDKSLKTTRNTPALPPMDYTPEMYIELIKVSFHTDVFENNIGYLRFDMFGDFEEVKAIAQIIVEHVWNKVVNTDAMIIDLRNNVGGPTTAISGFCSYFFDNKRQIVLDKLYDRPSGTTTELRTLPELTGERYGSKKSLIILTSKATAGAAEEFVYIMRNLGRAMIMGETTNGSSHPPKNFRVGETDIFLSIPTVHSDTTFGPGWEGAGIAPHLPVPADDALEYAKTVLNKHFAGQK; encoded by the exons ATGGCGCAACACTCACCACCACTACTGGTGACACTTCTTCTATGTACTCTATCTGTCAACTCATCATTCCAGCCTGCCCTGGTGTTAGAAATGGCAAAAATTCTTTTGGAAAACTACTGCTTCCCTGAGAACCTGGTTGGGATGCAGGAGGCCATCCAACAAGCCATCAACAGCGGAGAAATCCTGCAGATTTCAGACAAGAAGACCCTGGCAGCTGTGCTCACAGTCGGAGTACAAGGGGCACTGAATGATCCCCGGCTGACTGTGTCATACGAGCCAAATTTTGCCCCAGTGGTGCCACAGATGCTGCCGTCTCTCCCAATGGAGCAGCTGATCTGGCTGGTGAGAAACTCTTTCAAGCTGGATATACTCGACAACAACGTTGGATATTTGCGGATTGATCGGATAATTGGGGAGGAGACAGCGGCAAAGCTTGGCTCTCTGCTGAGGGACAACATCTGGGATAAAGTTGCCCAAACATCCTCACTCATTTTGGACTTGAGGTATAACACAGCTGGAGAATTGTCTGGCGTTCCTTTTATAATCTCCTATTTCTCAGACTCTGGGTCCCTCATTCACATTGACACTGTGTATGACAGGCCATCAAATACAACCAGGGAGCTGTGGTCCATGCCATCAATAACAGGGGAAAAGTATGGAAAGAAGAAAGATCTGATTATTTTGACCAGTAAGCGTACCGTTGGGGCAGCTGAGGCAGTGgcatatacattaaaaaatctAAAGAGGGCCATCATCGTTGGAGAAAGGTCTGCTGGTGGGTCAGTTAAAGTCCGAAAGATAAGAATCGCTCAGTCCGAGTTCTACATAACAGTTCCTGTCGCAAGGTCAGTTAGCCCAATCACAGGTCAGAGCTGGGAAGTGAATGGTGTTTCCCCAATGGTCAGTGTCATTGCCAAGGAAGCTGTCACGAAAGCCAAGTCCCTTCTGGCTGTAAGGAGTACCATTCCGAAAGTTATACAGCGTATCTCTGACATCATCGAGAGGTATTATGCTTTCACTGACAGAATTCCAGCTCTTCTTCAACTCCTTCAATCTACAGACTTGTTTTCTGTCGTATCTGAGGAGGATCTGGCAGTCAGACTTAACCATGACCTACAGACTGTGTCGGAAGATCCACGACTTATCGTCAAATACATGCAAGACGATGCTGCCACAGGAGAGGAGGATCTTTACAACATTCAAGATGATATGAAATTATTAAGAGAGTTGGTTGATACAACGTTTAAAGTGGAAATTCTCCCACACAATACTGGCTACCTGCGCTTTGATAAGTTTGTCAAGTTGTCTGCAGAGGCTAAACTAGAAGAGCTGATGGCTAATATGGTATGGGAACCCCTCAAAGACACTAATAACCTAATTATTGATCTACGATATAACACTGGTGGATCCTCCACATCTGTAGCCCTTATACTGTCCTATCTGCAGGACCCTTCCCAGAAGCATCATTTTTTCACAATATATGACAGTTTTCAGAACATAACGACAGAATATAATTCTCTGCCCCAAATCACAGGCCCGTCCTATGGCTCCAAACGTGGAGTTTATGTGTTGACCAGCTACTACACAGCAAGCGTTGGTGAAGAATTTGCATACCTTGTGCAGTCCCTACATTGTGGCACAGTCATTGGGGAAATTACATCCGGCACCTTGATGCACTCAAAGACGTTTCAAATTGAGGGAACAGATATTGCCATCACTGTCCCTTTCATCAACTTTTTGGACAATAATGGTGAGTTCTGGCTGGGAGGTGGTGTGGTCCCTGATGCTATTGTGCTAGCCGAAGACGCCGTGGAGCATGCTCACAAGATTGCAGATTTTCACCAAGGGATCAAGTCCCTTATAGAGGGAACTGGGGAACTGTTGGAAAAACACTATGCAATCCATGATGTCGCAATAGAGGCCAGCAAGGTACTGGTGAGGAAATGGGCTGAGGGGTTATACAGGTCAGTGGttgactttgaatctttggCATCTCAGTTGACGGCAGACCTGCAAGAGACTTCAGATGATCACCGCCTCCATGTCTTCCATTGTGACGTTGAGCCTGAGTCACTTCATGATGTCCCAAAGATCCCTACCCCTGAAGAAGTTGGATACATGATTGACGCTTTGTTTAAAATTGAGCTTCTGTCAGGTAATGTTGGCTATCTAAGGTTTGACATGATGGCAGATATAGAAGTGGTAAAGGCCACTGGACCTCAGTTGTTAAAATTAGTGTGGAGCAAGATAGTCAACACAGATGCTCTCATAATTGACATGAGGTACAACACTGGTGGATATTCAACAGCAATTCCCCTCTTGTGCACCTATTTTTTCGATGCTGAACCTTTGCGGCATCTTTACACTGTCTTTGACCGCACTACGAACACCATGACAGAGGTCATGACATTGTCTCAGGTTAGTGGTCAAAGGTATGGGTCCTCCAAAGACGTCTACATCCTCACCAGTCATATGACAGGGTCAGCAGCCGAAGTGTTTACTCGCACTATGAAGGACTTGAAAAGGGCGACAATCATTGGCGAACCAACAATCGGAGGGTCTCTATCAAGTGGAACCTATCAGATCAGGGACAGTGTCCTGTATGCTTCCATCCCTAACCAGGTTGTGTTAAGTGCAATCACTGGGAAAATGTGGAGTATCTCAGGCGTTGAGCCTCATGTTATTGCCCAGGCCGCTGGCGCTCTTCCTGTAGCACAGAGAATTATTGCAGCAAGGCTGATGAAGAAAGAGCAA AACATGGCGAAGGCTCTCTTCCTGGTGGCTTCTCTGCTAGTTTTTGGAAATGTTTCCTTTATCCATGCCTCTTTTTCACCAACCCTCATTGTAGATTTGGCAAAAATTGTCATGAACAATTACTGTTCACCAGAGAAGCTGGTGGGGATGAAGGAGGCAATTGAAGCAGCGGGCAGCAACACAGAGGTTCTCAACATCCCAGACGGTGAATCCCTGGCTAATGTCCTCAGTTCTGGAGTCCAGACCACCGTCAGTGACCCACGCCTGATGGTCTCCTTTGAGCCAAACTACGTCCCTGTGGTTCCCCCACAGATGCCTCCCTTGCCGCCAGAGCAGCTCGTTGCCGTCCTCCAGACCTCAATTAAGCTCGACATCCTGGACGGCAACATTGGCTACCTGAGGATCGATCACATTCTTGGGGAGGAGGTCGCTGACAAGGTTGGCCCTTTGCTCCTAGACCTGGTCTGGAATAAAATCCTGCCAACCTCAGCTCTCATCTTTGACTTGCGCTACACAAGCAGCGGGGACATCTCAGGAATCCCATACATTGTGTCTTACTTCACTCAAGCCGAGCCTCAGCTTCACATTGATAGCGTGTATGACCGACCCTCCAACACCACCACTAAATTGGTTTCTATGGACACACTGCTGGGGGAAAGATATGGCGTCACCAAACCCCTTATCATCCTCACCAGCAAGAACACCAAAGGCATTGCCGAGGATGTTGCCTACTGCCTCCAGAACCTAAAGAGGGCCACCATTGTGGGCGAGAAGACTGCCGGGGGCTCGGTGAAACTCGAAAAATTCAAAGTGGGCGACACTGACTTCTACGTTACGGTGCCAACTGCAAAGTCCATCAACCCAATCACGGGCTCCTCCTGGGAGGTTACAGGTGTAACTCCTGATGTGGAGGTCAACGCCGAGGATGCCCTTGCTACCGCAATCAAAATCGTCAACCTCCGTGCCGAGGTTCCAGCCATCATTGAGGGAGCAGCCAACCTGATCGCTGACAACTACGCCTTTGAAAATATTGGGGCTGATGTCGCAGAGAAGTTGAAAGGGCTCCTGGCAAACGGCGAGTACAACATGATTGTCTCAAGGGAGAGTCTAGAAGCGAAGCTGTCCACTGACCTGAAGACCCTGTCCGGGGACAAGAGCCTGAAGACCACCAGGAACACCCCAGCCCTGCCTCCCATG GATTATACTCCAGAGATGTACATTGAGCTGATCAAAGTCTCCTTCCACACTGACGTATTCGAGAACAACATCGGCTACCTGCGCTTTGACATGTTCGGAGACTTCGAGGAGGTCAAGGCCATTGCCCAGATTATTGTTGAGCATGTCTGGAACAAAGTTGTCAACACTGACGCTATGATCATTGACCTTAG GAACAACGTTGGTGGCCCAACAACAGCCATCTCCGGTTTCTGCTCTTACTTCTTTGATAATAAAAGGCAGATTGTGCTGGACAAGCTGTACGACAGACCATCCGGCACCACCACAGAGCTCCGGACCCTGCCTGAGCTCACCg GCGAAAGGTATGGCTCCAAGAAGAGTCTCATCATCCTGACCAGCAAGGCAACTGCCGGTGCCGCGGAGGAGTTTGTTTACATCATGAGGAACCTTGGCCGCGCCATGATCATGGGAGAGACCACCAATGGATCCTCCCACCCACCCAAGAATTTCCGTGTTGGCGAGACCGACATCTTCCTCAGCATCCCCACTGTCCATTCCGACACTACCTTCGGGCCTGGATGGGAAGGAGCTGGCATTGCCCCTCACCTACCCGTCCCAGCAGATGATGCCCTTGAGTATGCCAAGACCGTCTTAAACAAGCACTTTGCGGGTCAGAAGTAA